The Mauremys mutica isolate MM-2020 ecotype Southern chromosome 1, ASM2049712v1, whole genome shotgun sequence genome has a segment encoding these proteins:
- the JADE3 gene encoding protein Jade-3: protein MKRHRHLSTSDSSDNESPSTSFSSCSKYRSKSKTPANEQKKPAEVFRKDLISAMKLPDSHHVNPDEYYLFADTWKQEWEKGVQVPASPDTIPQPSLRVVAEKVKEVLYTRPRKYIHCSSQEPTEPGYINILELAESVCRYDLDDMDIFWLQELNEELAEMGCGPLDENTMEKTVEVLERQCHENMNHAIETEEGLGIEYDENVICDVCRSPDSEDGNDMVFCDKCNVCVHQACYGILKVPEGSWLCRTCVLGIHPQCLLCPKRGGAMKATRTGTKWAHVSCALWIPEVSIACPERMEPITKVSHIPPSRWALVCSLCKLKTGACIQCSVKSCITAFHVTCAFEHSLEMKAILDDGDEVKFKSYCLKHSKNKQNSVPDVDENPKSMADQKQTESEKTSLRAQKLRELEEEFYSLVKVEDVAAELGLPKIAVDFIYNYWKLKRKSNLNKPLFPPKEDEENALVQPKEDSIHTRMRMFMHLRQDLERVRNLCYMVSRREKLKLSHSKVHEQVFNLQVQLINQEIAAGHSLTSALENTLFYPPPRITLKLKMPKSALGDCKNNSLKTGNRPLSPDNTTVYNKRNVQMSKESFEIKAKSYSRYQHDNRSNGLLVGIGKTRNETKVSGPAQSPEFHRGQSSGKPLALQAALHGQSSIGNGKMQQENSRLTKSNGLMGRAGDVTQRDRSSQTPYEQESVLTAHLASQSNFRKSTIEHFSRSFKEATNSLVRTTEDLRCCEKPTRRLSTKERLWSKQTLEFQTGGAPYQDNDGYCPDLELSDSEAESDENKEQVRLRRSSSERESQSKDFGRDCHNRNKKNIISHSSVQR from the exons GTGTTCCGGAAGGACCTCATTAGTGCCATGAAACTCCCAGACTCTCACCATGTTAACCCTGATGAATATTACCTCTTTGCGGACACATGGAAACAAGAATGGGAAAAGGGTGTTCAGGTCCCAGCCAGTCCCGACACGATTCCACAGCCTTCTCTCAG GGTTGTAGCAGAAAAGGTGAAGGAAGTACTGTATACGCGACCTAGGAAGTACATCCATTGTTCCAGCCAAGAGCCTACAGAACCTGGTTACATCAATATTCTAGAACTGGCAGAATCTGTGTGTCGCTATGACTTGGATGACATGGATATCTTTTGGCTTCAAGAATTAAATGAGGAACTTGCAGAAATGG GATGTGGGCCCCTTGATGAGAACACAATGGAGAAGACAGTAGAAGTCCTGGAACGGCAATGTCATGAGAATATGAACCATGCTATTGAAACTGAGGAAGGGCTGGGCATAGAATATGATGAAAATGTGATCTGTGACGTGTGCCGGTCCCCTGACAGTGAAGATGGGAATGATATGGTGTTTTGTGACAAGTGTAATGTTTGTGTCCATCAG GCATGTTATGGAATCTTAAAGGTTCCCGAAGGCAGCTGGCTGTGTCGCACTTGTGTTCTGGGAATACATCCTCAGTGTCTCCTGTGTCCAAAGAGAGGAGGTGCCATGAAAGCTACTAGGACAGGGACCAAGTGGGCACATGTGAGCTGTGCCCTCTGGATTCCAGAG GTTAGCATTGCTTGCCCAGAAAGGATGGAACCAATCACAAAAGTGTCTCACATTCCGCCAAGTCGATGGGCTTTAGTCTGTAGCTTATGCAAACTTAAAACTGGTGCTTGCATTCAG tgctctgtgaaaagctgcaTCACTGCCTTTCATGTCACCTGTGCCTTTGAGCATAGCCTAGAGATGAAGGCCATTTTGGACGATGGGGATGAGGTCAAGTTCAAGTCGTACTGCCTAAAGCATAGCAAAAACAAGCAGAATTCGGTGCCTGACGTTGATGAGAACCCCAAGAGCATGGCAGACCAGAAGCAAACAGAGAGTGAGAAAACTAGTTTGCGTGCTCagaaactgagagagctggaggaggagtTCTACTCATTAGTTAAAGTGGAAGACGTTGCAGCAGAACTGGGCCTTCCTAAAATTGCTGTGGACTTCATTTATAATTACTGGAAATTAAAGCGGAAAAGTAACCTTAACAAACCATTGTTTCCTCCcaaggaggatgaagaaaacGCCTTGGTGCAGCCAAAAGAAGACAGCATTCATACCCGCATGAGGATGTTCATGCACTTGAGACAGGATCTAGAAAGG GTAAGGAATCTCTGCTACATGGTGAGCAGAAGAGAGAAACTGAAATTGTCCCACAGTAAAGTACACGAACAAGTCTTCAATTTGCAAGTCCAGCTCATTAATCAGGAAATTGCTGCAG GCCATTCTCTGACAAGTGCACTAGAGAACACACTGTTCTACCCACCTCCCAGAATCACCTTGAAATTAAAAATGCCCAAGTCAGCGCTGGGTGACTGCAAAAATAACTCACTGAAAACTGGCAACAGACCCCTGTCTCCAGACAACACCACAGTTTACAACAAAAGGAATGTGCAGATGTCAAAGGAGTCATTTGAAATTAAAGCAAAATCATACTCTAGGTATCAGCATGACAACCGAAGTAATGGGTTATTGGTAGGGATTGGCAAGACTAGGAATGAAACAAAAGTTTCTGGACCTGCACAGTCACCAGAGTTTCATCGTGGGCAGTCATCTGGTAAACCATTAGCACTTCAAGCTGCATTGCATGGGCAGTCTTCCATTGGGAATGGAAAAATGCAGCAAGAGAACTCAAGACTTACAAAATCCAATGGTTTAATGGGCAGGGCTGGAGATGTAACTCAGAGAGACAGGTCCAGCCAGACACCATATGAACAAGAATCTGTGCTCACTGCTCATTTGGCTAGTCAAAGCAATTTTAGAAAATCTACAATAGAACATTTTAGCAGGTCCTTTAAAGAGGCTACCAACAGTTTGGTGAGGACCACAGAAGATCTGAGGTGCTGTGAAAAGCCAACAAGGAGGCTTTCTACAAAAGAACGTTTGTGGAGTAAACAGACTCTTGAATTCCAGACAGGAGGCGCTCCATACCAGGATAATGATGGGTATTGCCCTGATTTGGAGCTAAGTGACTCTGAAGCGGAAAGTGATGAGAATAAAGAACAAGTCAGATTAAGGAGAAGCAGCTCAGAGAGAGAAAGCCAAAGTAAGGACTTTGGTAGAGATTGTCacaatagaaacaaaaaaaatattatttctcacAGTTCAGTACAAAGGTGA